A genomic region of Solanum dulcamara chromosome 2, daSolDulc1.2, whole genome shotgun sequence contains the following coding sequences:
- the LOC129877470 gene encoding uncharacterized protein LOC129877470, with the protein MEDHKEKATPWLSVPQFGDWDQKGALPDYSMDFTKIRENRKQNKSRASLGNEEEFNSISTTNNNNNNVNTSHSAQSNDQSYHQKHSPTTRKSIFSYFNCCVKA; encoded by the exons ATGGAAGATCATAAAGAg AAGGCAACACCATGGCTATCTGTGCCACAATTTGGGGACTGGGATCAAAAAGGAGCATTGCCAGACTACTCAATGGATTTcacaaaaataagagaaaataggAAACAAAACAAATCAAGAGCTAGTCTTGGAAATGAGGAAGAATTCAATTCCATCTCAactacaaataataataataataatgtgaaTACAAGCCATTCAGCCCAAAGCAATGATCAAAGTTACCATCAAAAACATTCTCCAACT ACAAGGAAAAGCATTTTCAGTTACTTCAATTGCTGTGTGAAAGCTTGA